The nucleotide window AGTATAAATTGCAGTAGTTGCCGGATTTGTATGCCCCAGTAACTGAGAAAGGAATTGAATTTCCATTCCAGCTTTTAAGCAATTCACAGCAAATGTATGCCTGAACGAATGAGTCGTAAAGTAACTTTCATTAATATTTGCATCTTTAAAAATATTACTTATTTGATATTGAAGAGACCTATTAGAGATCCGCTTCTTTCTAACATTATCCTCGTCCCGTGAAAATAGAAAACCATTGCAATTCTCCTTATTAGTTAAGCCAGTTTCATCTAAATAGTTAATTAAGTGTTTTTTAGTCTCAGGGTATAATGTGACAATTCTTGTTTTGTCACCTTTACCTTTTACAAAGATAATGTCATTATCAAAATGAATATCTTTAATTTTAATATTAGTTGTTTCACTAATTCTGCACCCAGTAAGTAACATAAAATATATCATAGAATACCATCGGTAACCGTATGTTCTCCTATAAGCATGTTTTAATATTGACTTAACCTGTTTATTGTTAAAATACCTGGGGAGTAATTTAGTTTTATTAAAATCAAATCTAACTGATAGGTCTTTGTCAACATATTCAACAATATATGCATACTTAAATAGCTTTCTAATAATTGCAGTATATTTATTAATTGTATAATCCGATAATTTTTCTTTCTCTTCGTTTTCTATTATGTCAACTTCCTTTTCCTCCTTAGTTTGATTATTGGAACTTCTCCTTGCCTTCAAAGTAGAAAAGAATCTTAGAAGCATCACTTCATTAAATTGGTCCAAAGCTAAATTTGGATCAATTTCATCGTTAACATATTCTTTAATTCTATTTATGAAATTCAGGTATGTTACCAGTGTAGTTTCACTTCTTTTTTTATTTTCAACTTGCAATGTTAAATTTTCTATAAAATCATCCGCTACCTTTAAAAAAGTAACCTTTGACGAGTTTTTTTGCGTTGTATATGCACTTGTTAGTGACATTAAAGTCTCCATGGTAATCCCTAACTCATTACATACCTGTTCATAATCTATATTGGATTGTATCTTTAAGGACACGTTAACTTTCCTCCTTTAGTACTGTTTCAGGGTTGTATTGAAGAGTATTCCTTTTAAGTCTTTGAATGCTTTTTTCAAGATAATAGTAAGTTGAAACTAAGTGGGCGTGTCCCAGCGCCATGGATACTTTTTCAAGGTCATTTTTATTTTCTAGTGCATTTGTAGCATATGCATGCCTATAAGTTTTCGCTGTATACTTTACTTCTCCGAATACTTTTTTATTTGCTGCAGCATAAATTTGACCTATTGCATTAACAGTGAGCGGTTCGTTACTTGTTGATAAAAATAAAGTTTCCCCATTATAATCTAATTGTTCTCTGTATTTTAGATATTTTCTTAGTACTTTCATTACCAGGTTACTTAACTTTAGCTTTCTCTGACCTGATTTTTTGCTTCTAATCACTATAGTTGATTCTGAGGTATATACATCATGGAGTTTCATATTAGTGATTTCTATAGGTCTACATCCAGTATCAAGAATAATTAAAAAAACACTTAAATTTCTTTCAGGTAGCCTTGAATAATTTAGAATAGCATCTATTAATTTCATGGTTTCTCTGGCATTAACATACTCATTATTTCGGGTATGCTGAATTTGAAATTTGTCAGGTATAGCATATTTGAAACTTATGAAGTTCAGTCTTCGAATATATTGAAGGAATAATTTTAAGCACCTTAGTAAATTCAAAGCCCTACTTCTTGAAATTTCATTCAATGAAATTCTTCTCCCTAAGAATTTATGATATGAACCAATATGTTCTTTTTCTAATTTTTTTACATCTCGCTCTTGGAGTGAGTCTGATGCTGGGAAATCTTCAAATTCTCCGGCTAAAAATTTAAAGAAGTATAGAATGTCTTTTCTATAGTTTTTTAGTTGGCTGTAATTTTGAGAAGATAAATCCTCAAGAAAAGAAGTAATAACAGGTGGAACGTTATTTTTAGCTTTAGTTTTTTTTGATTTCTCAATTAAGGTTGCATTGAAAATAAAGTTGATCTGTTTGTCTAAAAATAATTGCTTTGATAGTGAATTTATAATGTTTAGATAGACCTGCGCAGTACGTGCATTTAATTCACCCATAACTATTTTCTTTTCTAAGGTGTTTTTATAAGAATTAAAATGTTCTATGGATAGAAATTTAGTGTTCATCTGGTTGATATCATATTCGGCTAGAAAAATATTTATAGCCCTGCTAATTTTTCTTTTATAACTAGATGAAATATTACTCCTTTCAAGAAAAGAAATTATGGTTTCAGGTAAACAATCGGGATTAGTTTGGACTACGAAATTATTTTCATTATTAATAACTGTTAGATTGCTCATGGTTTAAAATCTCCAATATAAATATTTAGAATATTGTGTTAAAATATACTTGCGTAAAGTGCTATGAAATTAACTTTCTGCTCTGTTAATTTTTCCTGACCAGTCATACTAATTTCCAGTATCACCAAATTAAACACATGTAATTCAATTTCGCTTTACTTTGTTAAAGAAAATTAGCGTAGAATTTTTGTTCTATGCCATTTCTCTTTAATCAAATAAAGTGCTAAAGGAGGCTGAAATAAAGTTTGTTAACTGGATTTCATTTTAAGCTAATACCGAGGAATCCAATATATAATAAAGATATAGTTATGAAATATTTTAAGTGCATTAACCTAATCAATACTTTTGAGAAGATTTATCATGTTTTTATGATACTGGAGATTTTGTTTGATAAAAGGACCTATGCTTATTTTGGTGATGAGCTATGTCCAAAGAGCCGAAAGGGTACCAGACTGATCAAGTAAGAGCTGCAAATGAATTTGCGCTGGGGGAAATAACGCTAGAAAAATTTTTAAGGTTTCATCCGATTGGTAGAGGTTATAAGTGGAAACACATGGTGTTTGTAAGAAGGCAATCGTTTATTTGGCATCAATTAATTGAAAGATTACCTGTGCCTTTTAGACTAAAGGCATATCTGGATTCTGAAGACTTATCGGTTCCGTATCTAAGAGAAAATATGCAAATTACATCTGGTAATTACATTAATATAAAGAATTATGAATTAATGATAGAAGAGGGCTTGCAGACAACCCTCCTGAAACTTGCTGTAGTCTTAGATATACCCATTAGATATTTGAGAGGTTTTGACACCAGTGAATTGGTAGTTGCAGATTTTGATGAATACGATTATTTGATAATGGATAATAAGCAATCGTTTTCAGAAATTGTATCATGGACACTGAAAAGAGATATCTGTCGAATTATTGAGGGTTTTATCGTTGATAATTCCGAGAAGGAAATTCCTTTTGTCCATAAAAATCATGTATATGTTAGAGTGGATAAAAATGTAAATTTCTTCCGATTTGAAATCTTCCTTGAATCAAGACCATATGCATCAGTAGGTCAAATAAAGGAATTATTAAATGCTTTTCAGGGTAGTGTAAAATATGTGTATAAAGAAGAGTCGTTACTAAGAAAGGTACCAAAATTAACTTTTATAGGCATTTATAAAAATACCTCACTTGAACTACTCGAGGAATATGTAAATGACTTAAGTGAAAGTCCTGGAAAAGAAAGAATCTATCCATTCTAATACCTAAAATATTTATTCCTCTTATTACATCCTAGGAAGTAATAAGAGGTTTTTCTAATTAAAAGTAATTTAAT belongs to Mesobacillus subterraneus and includes:
- a CDS encoding tyrosine-type recombinase/integrase; the protein is MSLKIQSNIDYEQVCNELGITMETLMSLTSAYTTQKNSSKVTFLKVADDFIENLTLQVENKKRSETTLVTYLNFINRIKEYVNDEIDPNLALDQFNEVMLLRFFSTLKARRSSNNQTKEEKEVDIIENEEKEKLSDYTINKYTAIIRKLFKYAYIVEYVDKDLSVRFDFNKTKLLPRYFNNKQVKSILKHAYRRTYGYRWYSMIYFMLLTGCRISETTNIKIKDIHFDNDIIFVKGKGDKTRIVTLYPETKKHLINYLDETGLTNKENCNGFLFSRDEDNVRKKRISNRSLQYQISNIFKDANINESYFTTHSFRHTFAVNCLKAGMEIQFLSQLLGHTNPATTAIYTQLLPIDLKEQVMKNYPFPMEALLNEIF
- a CDS encoding tyrosine-type recombinase/integrase, with the translated sequence MSNLTVINNENNFVVQTNPDCLPETIISFLERSNISSSYKRKISRAINIFLAEYDINQMNTKFLSIEHFNSYKNTLEKKIVMGELNARTAQVYLNIINSLSKQLFLDKQINFIFNATLIEKSKKTKAKNNVPPVITSFLEDLSSQNYSQLKNYRKDILYFFKFLAGEFEDFPASDSLQERDVKKLEKEHIGSYHKFLGRRISLNEISRSRALNLLRCLKLFLQYIRRLNFISFKYAIPDKFQIQHTRNNEYVNARETMKLIDAILNYSRLPERNLSVFLIILDTGCRPIEITNMKLHDVYTSESTIVIRSKKSGQRKLKLSNLVMKVLRKYLKYREQLDYNGETLFLSTSNEPLTVNAIGQIYAAANKKVFGEVKYTAKTYRHAYATNALENKNDLEKVSMALGHAHLVSTYYYLEKSIQRLKRNTLQYNPETVLKEES